From one Paenibacillus sp. FSL K6-1330 genomic stretch:
- a CDS encoding LacI family DNA-binding transcriptional regulator, translating into MATIKDVANRAGVSVATVSRVLNGNGYVHEDTRSKVEQSIRELNYTPNEVARSLYKRKSKLIGLLLPDIMNPYFPQLARGVEDEMQENDYRLIFGNSDESKKKEMEYIQTFVQNNVVGVISSTNDPDADIYAGLKIPVVFLDRTSSDRPSVFADGRQGGRIAAQEMVRRGSKAITVIQGPADVRPAQERFEGAVEVLEKQAAAYQVLKTTSFSLTDVEEFAQQVFIEHPDTDGVIASNDIMASAVVKEAHRLGKRVPEDVQIIGFDDILLSRLLAPPLSTIHQPAYEMGREAARLLIGLIEGQHIERSSIEFSVEFIERQTTRKVES; encoded by the coding sequence ATGGCAACGATCAAGGATGTGGCAAACCGGGCTGGCGTGTCCGTGGCCACGGTTTCACGGGTTTTAAATGGAAACGGTTACGTGCATGAGGACACCAGGTCCAAGGTAGAACAAAGCATTCGCGAGCTGAATTATACGCCGAATGAAGTAGCACGTTCTTTATATAAAAGAAAATCCAAATTGATAGGACTTTTGCTTCCGGATATTATGAACCCTTATTTCCCGCAGCTTGCCCGCGGAGTTGAGGATGAGATGCAGGAAAATGATTATCGGTTGATATTCGGGAACAGCGACGAGAGCAAGAAGAAGGAAATGGAGTACATCCAAACCTTTGTCCAAAATAATGTGGTTGGTGTCATATCATCGACCAATGATCCGGATGCCGACATATATGCAGGGCTCAAGATCCCGGTTGTATTTCTGGATCGAACCTCATCGGATCGACCTTCCGTATTTGCGGATGGTCGGCAGGGAGGTAGGATTGCGGCACAGGAGATGGTTAGGCGAGGCAGTAAAGCTATAACCGTGATTCAAGGCCCGGCGGATGTCCGTCCTGCCCAGGAGCGTTTTGAAGGCGCTGTTGAGGTTCTGGAAAAACAGGCGGCTGCGTATCAAGTGCTGAAGACGACATCGTTTTCTTTAACCGACGTGGAAGAATTCGCCCAGCAAGTGTTCATTGAGCATCCGGACACGGACGGCGTCATTGCCAGTAACGATATTATGGCATCCGCCGTAGTCAAGGAAGCGCATCGGCTGGGGAAAAGGGTGCCGGAAGACGTACAGATTATAGGATTTGACGATATTCTGCTCAGCCGACTGCTGGCCCCGCCCCTGTCCACGATTCATCAGCCGGCATATGAAATGGGCCGGGAAGCGGCCAGATTGCTTATCGGACTTATTGAAGGGCAGCACATCGAGAGAAGCAGTATCGAATTCTCGGTAGAATTTATTGAGCGGCAGACAACAAGAAAGGTGGAATCATAA
- the rbsK gene encoding ribokinase, with protein sequence MAKIVVIGSASMDLVVTSTKRPGAGETVLGDSFKTVPGGKGANQAVAAARLGAEVTMIGCVGEDSFGETILSNLQANGVITEYVEPVTDIESGTAHIILAEGDNSIVVVKAANDRITPDYVDQAAEVIQAADIVLIQQEIPEETVVHVSELCARYQVPLMLNPAPARPVPSVVIERAAYMTPNEHEAAILFGDEPLGDVLRRYPNKLIVTEGKRGVRYFDGNEEVVVPGYKVEAVDTTGAGDTFNGAFAVALSEGMSMADSLRFANRAASLSVMKFGAQGGMPSRLEVEGSL encoded by the coding sequence ATGGCGAAGATCGTGGTAATCGGAAGCGCGTCGATGGACTTGGTGGTCACCTCCACCAAGCGCCCCGGCGCTGGAGAGACGGTGCTAGGCGACAGCTTTAAGACGGTACCCGGAGGGAAGGGAGCCAACCAGGCCGTCGCGGCGGCGAGACTGGGTGCAGAGGTAACGATGATTGGCTGTGTAGGTGAAGATTCCTTCGGCGAAACGATTTTGAGCAATTTGCAGGCGAACGGTGTTATTACGGAGTATGTGGAACCGGTTACAGATATTGAAAGCGGAACCGCACACATCATATTGGCAGAGGGAGACAACAGCATCGTGGTGGTTAAGGCTGCCAACGATCGGATCACCCCGGATTATGTTGATCAGGCAGCGGAGGTTATCCAGGCTGCGGATATCGTGTTGATTCAGCAGGAGATTCCGGAGGAAACGGTGGTGCATGTCAGTGAATTATGCGCAAGATATCAGGTGCCGTTGATGTTGAATCCGGCTCCGGCCCGCCCGGTGCCGAGCGTTGTTATTGAACGGGCGGCTTACATGACGCCGAACGAACATGAAGCGGCTATTCTGTTCGGAGATGAGCCATTAGGCGACGTGCTGCGCCGTTATCCGAACAAACTGATCGTGACGGAAGGCAAGCGGGGAGTTCGTTATTTTGACGGCAATGAAGAGGTTGTGGTTCCCGGCTACAAGGTTGAAGCCGTGGATACAACGGGAGCGGGCGATACATTCAACGGTGCCTTTGCCGTGGCTCTGTCCGAAGGCATGAGCATGGCCGACAGCTTGAGATTTGCGAACCGCGCAGCTTCCTTATCGGTCATGAAGTTCGGAGCGCAGGGAGGAATGCCGTCGCGCCTCGAAGTGGAAGGGAGTCTTTGA
- the rbsD gene encoding D-ribose pyranase, protein MKKNGMLNSHIAKVLADLGHTDTIVVGDVGLPVPPGVPKIDLALTLGTPSFTEVVEAIADDMVIEKIVIAEEMKLDNKETLHYIQENFQDCEIEACSHEQFKARTRNAKAVIRTGEAKPYANCILQAGVHFG, encoded by the coding sequence ATGAAGAAGAACGGAATGCTGAACAGTCACATCGCGAAAGTGCTGGCAGATCTGGGACACACCGATACCATCGTTGTTGGCGACGTGGGCCTTCCGGTTCCTCCCGGAGTTCCCAAGATTGATTTGGCGCTAACGCTGGGGACACCAAGTTTTACCGAGGTGGTAGAGGCGATCGCTGACGATATGGTAATCGAAAAGATCGTCATCGCTGAAGAAATGAAGCTTGATAATAAGGAAACACTGCATTATATACAGGAAAATTTTCAGGATTGCGAGATCGAGGCTTGCTCACACGAGCAGTTCAAGGCACGGACTCGAAACGCTAAGGCGGTTATCCGTACAGGCGAAGCCAAGCCCTATGCGAACTGCATTTTGCAGGCCGGTGTTCATTTCGGTTAA
- a CDS encoding sugar ABC transporter ATP-binding protein, producing MNIEMTNIQKSFGTNRVLAGVDFDLREGEVHALMGENGAGKSTLMNILTGLHSRDEGKIVIDGKETYFANPKEAEERGVAFIHQELNIWPEMTVLDNLFIGKEMTSGLGFLNMKQMKALAKEQFSKLAVTIPLSQEAGECSVGQQQMIEIAKALMTKAKVIIMDEPTAALTEREIEKLFDVIRSLKKQGVSVVYISHRMEEIFTICDRITVMRDGKSVDTKSIPDTNFDEVVKKMVGRELTERYPARHPSPGKPVLEVKNISSKGRFENVSFTVRAGEIVGVSGLMGAGRTEMMRAIFGLDPLDSGEIWVRGKKVSIKKPDDAVKHGIGFITEDRKDEGLVLDFSVRENMALPNLFSFSSKGFISGKKEQDFVDTLTKRLQIKTHTSETLARNLSGGNQQKVVIAKWIGIGPSVLILDEPTRGVDVGAKREIYQLMNELTERGVAILMVSSELPEVLGMSDRILVVHEGRISGELDREQATQEHIMTLATGGQ from the coding sequence ATGAACATTGAGATGACGAATATCCAAAAATCTTTTGGCACGAACCGGGTGCTGGCAGGCGTGGACTTTGATCTCCGGGAAGGAGAGGTCCATGCCCTGATGGGAGAGAACGGCGCAGGTAAATCGACGCTGATGAATATATTAACCGGTCTTCACAGCCGGGATGAAGGCAAGATTGTCATCGACGGTAAGGAAACCTATTTTGCTAATCCGAAGGAAGCGGAAGAGAGAGGCGTTGCCTTCATCCATCAGGAGCTTAACATCTGGCCGGAGATGACGGTTCTGGATAACTTGTTTATCGGCAAGGAGATGACGTCCGGCCTCGGTTTCCTCAATATGAAACAAATGAAGGCGCTTGCGAAGGAACAGTTCAGCAAATTAGCGGTGACGATACCATTATCGCAGGAGGCAGGAGAATGCTCCGTCGGCCAGCAGCAGATGATTGAGATCGCCAAAGCGCTTATGACAAAAGCGAAAGTCATCATTATGGATGAACCGACGGCGGCGCTCACCGAAAGGGAAATTGAGAAGCTGTTTGATGTCATCCGTTCATTGAAAAAACAAGGCGTATCCGTCGTTTACATTTCCCACCGGATGGAGGAGATCTTTACGATCTGCGACCGGATTACGGTCATGCGAGATGGTAAATCCGTCGATACCAAATCCATTCCGGACACGAATTTTGATGAAGTCGTCAAAAAGATGGTCGGCCGGGAGCTGACCGAGCGATATCCGGCACGTCATCCATCTCCGGGTAAGCCCGTGCTGGAAGTGAAGAATATTAGCAGTAAAGGCCGGTTCGAGAATGTAAGCTTCACGGTTCGTGCCGGCGAGATTGTTGGCGTATCCGGCCTGATGGGGGCAGGGCGCACCGAGATGATGAGAGCGATCTTCGGATTGGACCCGCTGGATAGCGGCGAAATCTGGGTACGCGGAAAGAAAGTTTCGATCAAGAAGCCGGATGACGCCGTGAAACACGGCATTGGATTCATAACAGAGGACCGCAAGGATGAAGGGTTGGTCCTGGATTTCTCAGTCCGTGAAAATATGGCACTGCCCAATCTGTTCAGCTTCTCTTCCAAAGGGTTCATTTCCGGGAAGAAGGAGCAGGATTTCGTGGACACCTTGACGAAGCGACTGCAGATCAAGACGCATACATCCGAGACGCTGGCACGCAATCTGTCGGGTGGTAACCAGCAGAAGGTCGTTATTGCCAAGTGGATCGGAATTGGGCCGAGCGTGCTCATCCTGGATGAGCCGACACGCGGCGTGGACGTTGGTGCGAAGCGGGAAATTTATCAGCTGATGAATGAACTGACCGAACGCGGCGTGGCGATTCTGATGGTGTCGTCGGAGCTGCCGGAGGTGCTCGGAATGAGCGATCGGATTCTCGTTGTTCACGAAGGCAGGATTTCCGGTGAATTGGACCGTGAACAAGCCACGCAGGAACATATCATGACTCTAGCTACAGGAGGTCAGTAA
- the rbsC gene encoding ribose ABC transporter permease RbsC translates to MTTINDAKAEKGFKVSGLTQKLGPLLGLIILIVIVSVLNPSFLEPLNILNLLRQVSINALIAFGMTFVILTGGIDLSVGSILALSSAFVANMMVAGFDPILSIIIGVALGGVMGMINGLMITKGKMAPFIATLATMTIFRGLTLVYTNGNPITGLGDSLAFQLFGRGYLLGIPVPAITMIITFAVLWVILHKTSFGRKTYAIGGNEKASLVSGIKVPRVKIMIYSLAGMLSALAGAILTSRLNSAQPTAGTSYELDAIAAVVLGGTSLTGGRGRIVGTLIGVLIIGILNNGLNLLGVNSFYQMVVKGVVIAIAVLLDRRKSA, encoded by the coding sequence ATGACAACTATTAACGATGCCAAGGCGGAAAAAGGGTTTAAGGTATCAGGTTTGACGCAAAAGCTCGGTCCGCTGCTCGGACTGATCATTCTAATCGTTATCGTATCCGTCCTGAATCCAAGTTTCTTGGAACCGCTTAACATTCTGAACCTGCTGCGTCAGGTATCGATTAATGCATTGATTGCATTCGGTATGACGTTTGTTATTCTGACAGGCGGTATTGACCTGTCGGTTGGTTCGATTCTCGCGCTCTCCAGCGCATTTGTCGCCAATATGATGGTGGCCGGGTTTGACCCGATCCTATCGATCATCATCGGCGTTGCGCTTGGCGGTGTCATGGGGATGATCAATGGTCTCATGATTACCAAGGGGAAAATGGCGCCGTTTATTGCCACCTTGGCCACCATGACGATATTCCGAGGACTTACGCTCGTCTATACGAACGGTAACCCGATTACGGGTCTTGGCGACAGCCTTGCATTCCAATTGTTCGGTCGCGGATACCTGCTTGGTATTCCGGTGCCTGCTATTACGATGATCATCACGTTTGCCGTGCTATGGGTCATCCTGCATAAAACGTCATTTGGCCGCAAGACATATGCCATCGGCGGTAACGAAAAAGCATCGCTTGTATCCGGTATTAAAGTACCACGAGTCAAGATTATGATCTATTCCCTGGCAGGGATGCTGTCCGCGCTTGCAGGCGCGATTCTGACCTCCCGTTTGAATTCCGCACAGCCGACTGCAGGGACGTCCTATGAATTGGATGCCATCGCAGCCGTTGTTCTTGGCGGTACAAGTCTGACCGGTGGTCGCGGCCGGATCGTCGGTACGTTAATCGGTGTGCTGATCATTGGCATACTGAATAACGGGCTCAACCTGCTCGGTGTGAACTCTTTCTATCAGATGGTTGTCAAAGGCGTCGTGATTGCGATTGCCGTACTGCTCGACCGTAGAAAATCGGCTTAA
- the rbsB gene encoding ribose ABC transporter substrate-binding protein RbsB: MKKTTLLLVSLMLIFITGCSLEPPEWAKPKAGGDVKDIKIGLSISTLNNPFFVSLKDGVVAEATKQGMEVVVVDAQNDSAKQSNDVDDLIQQGVNVLLINPTDSSAISTVVQTANSLGIPVITLDRSADQGEVAALVASDNIKGGQMAAEYIVDQLGKDTKVIELEGVPGASATRERGKGFHDIADKQLNVVAKQAADFDRTKGLTVTENLLQGNPDAKAIFAHNDEMALGAIEAIQSSGKDIMVIGFDGNDDALKSIEAGNLTATVAQQPELIGQLAVGAAKDVLQGKEVEENIAAPLKLVVKE, from the coding sequence ATGAAAAAAACAACTTTGCTGCTCGTATCACTTATGTTGATCTTCATAACAGGCTGTTCTCTGGAGCCGCCGGAATGGGCGAAGCCCAAGGCTGGCGGAGATGTCAAAGACATCAAAATCGGTCTTTCCATCTCGACCTTGAATAACCCGTTCTTTGTATCCCTGAAGGATGGCGTCGTTGCCGAAGCGACCAAACAAGGGATGGAGGTCGTTGTCGTAGACGCACAGAACGACTCGGCCAAGCAGAGCAACGACGTTGATGATCTGATTCAGCAGGGCGTCAATGTACTGCTGATTAACCCGACAGATTCGTCCGCAATTTCCACTGTGGTGCAAACGGCGAATAGCTTGGGTATTCCGGTCATTACACTTGACCGTTCGGCGGATCAGGGCGAAGTCGCTGCGCTGGTTGCCTCCGATAACATCAAAGGCGGTCAGATGGCAGCCGAGTATATCGTGGATCAGCTGGGCAAAGATACGAAGGTCATCGAGCTCGAAGGGGTTCCGGGTGCTTCCGCGACCCGCGAACGCGGCAAGGGATTCCATGATATCGCAGATAAGCAGCTGAACGTGGTGGCGAAGCAGGCAGCGGATTTTGACCGGACGAAGGGTCTGACCGTGACGGAAAATCTGCTGCAGGGCAACCCGGACGCCAAAGCGATTTTTGCCCACAATGACGAAATGGCCTTGGGCGCAATCGAAGCGATCCAAAGCTCGGGCAAAGACATTATGGTCATCGGCTTTGACGGTAACGACGATGCGCTGAAGTCCATCGAAGCCGGCAACCTGACGGCTACCGTAGCCCAGCAGCCGGAGCTGATCGGTCAGCTTGCCGTCGGCGCAGCCAAGGACGTGCTCCAGGGCAAAGAGGTGGAAGAGAATATCGCTGCACCTCTGAAATTGGTGGTGAAGGAGTAA
- a CDS encoding Gfo/Idh/MocA family oxidoreductase, with product MTMEKRKHAIVIVGYGGMGSYHAKLIKDNAFLEVTGIYDILKERREVSQQDGYAAYESYEQVLNDAAVDVVLIATPNDVHKELALQAFKAGKHVICEKPVTLSVSDFKEMVSAADAAGRVLMVHQNRRWDEDFLTIKQMYNEKTIGDLFRIESRVHGANGIPGDWRHLEVHGGGMLLDWGVHLLDQILFMVDSRITSLSSRLSFILGDEVDDGFESIIEFENGVSVLIEVGTTNFITLPRWYVKGTEGTGIIEDWSLNGRVVTRNQDAVKVEPKPIQAGVGLTKTMAPPSEEATITGALPEPYRQSSSFFDNFAAVIQGEAEPIVKNEEVLRVLNLIEAVFESARTGETLKDFDIYPA from the coding sequence ATGACGATGGAGAAAAGAAAACATGCGATTGTGATCGTAGGTTATGGCGGAATGGGCAGCTACCATGCCAAGCTGATTAAGGACAATGCATTTCTTGAGGTTACGGGAATCTACGATATTTTGAAAGAACGCCGGGAAGTATCCCAACAAGACGGGTATGCTGCCTACGAGAGTTATGAACAGGTACTAAACGATGCTGCGGTTGACGTGGTGCTTATCGCTACGCCTAATGACGTGCACAAGGAACTGGCGCTTCAGGCGTTTAAAGCCGGCAAACATGTCATCTGTGAGAAGCCGGTAACATTGTCCGTTAGTGACTTCAAAGAAATGGTGTCTGCGGCTGATGCAGCTGGCCGGGTGCTGATGGTTCACCAAAACCGCCGCTGGGACGAGGATTTCCTGACCATTAAGCAAATGTACAACGAGAAGACGATTGGCGATCTGTTCCGCATCGAATCCAGGGTTCACGGGGCGAACGGCATACCGGGCGACTGGCGCCACCTGGAAGTGCACGGCGGCGGCATGCTGCTGGACTGGGGCGTTCATTTGCTGGACCAGATCCTGTTCATGGTGGACAGCCGGATTACCAGCCTAAGCAGCCGCTTAAGCTTTATTCTCGGCGATGAGGTGGATGACGGCTTTGAATCGATCATCGAATTCGAGAACGGCGTATCCGTACTGATTGAAGTTGGAACAACGAATTTCATTACGCTGCCGCGATGGTATGTTAAAGGAACCGAGGGAACCGGCATTATTGAGGATTGGTCGTTAAACGGAAGAGTCGTTACCCGGAACCAGGATGCCGTGAAGGTGGAGCCGAAGCCGATTCAAGCCGGGGTAGGCTTGACCAAAACGATGGCCCCTCCTTCCGAAGAAGCTACCATTACGGGAGCTCTGCCGGAGCCATACCGTCAATCCAGCAGCTTCTTCGATAACTTTGCGGCCGTGATCCAAGGCGAAGCAGAACCGATTGTGAAGAACGAGGAAGTACTGCGTGTCCTGAATCTGATCGAGGCAGTATTTGAATCGGCCAGAACAGGAGAAACGCTGAAGGATTTTGATATTTACCCTGCGTAA
- a CDS encoding response regulator: protein MNVLLVDDDYFVVAALEKKIDWKTLSIEQVYTAYSVAQARDILQQHSVQILICDIEMPQGSGLELLAWIREEQYGIQTIFLTNYADFNYAQKAIELQSFDYFLKPIEFDKLSLIISKAVYKAKEQQSDQEAIQDGQLWKKNQKKLQEHFWSKLIKERKASSDRASIAGYIAEQKLSYEMSDLFLPVLITIFPHDQSLGKEDKDLFDYAFLNVLSELFQDPLFTVEAAMEYKDYNWMVMLKWNLPPDSSVMENICTSFIEKANQFLRSDASCSVSISVVLEEINKSIRMLLQMNEDMIKKRNQIVFLEHHSLQEATYTPPPLQDWEVLLSGNNPAGFLEETRKYLHNLAKNGVYNTSVLRLFRLDIVQLVYSYLKGKEIQAHKLYTGKTNDQLFLQSLNSIEDMEKYTKYLVSTAAEYHAYADHSHTVVEEIKQYIHCHYGDELTRTSLAEIVYLNPDYLARVFKKETGVSLGTYIIQSRIKAAKHLLETTPLSVYQIAAKVGYANYSYFSKLFKQDTGWSPSDYRRVLQAGSSGKIDHAK, encoded by the coding sequence ATGAACGTATTGCTGGTTGATGATGATTATTTTGTCGTGGCCGCGCTGGAGAAGAAGATTGATTGGAAGACACTCTCGATCGAACAGGTCTATACCGCTTACAGCGTTGCGCAGGCAAGGGATATACTGCAGCAGCATTCGGTCCAGATCCTCATCTGCGATATCGAAATGCCGCAGGGCAGCGGACTCGAGCTTCTCGCCTGGATACGCGAGGAACAATACGGCATTCAAACGATATTTCTGACGAATTACGCTGATTTCAACTATGCGCAGAAAGCCATTGAGCTGCAAAGCTTTGACTATTTCCTGAAACCGATTGAATTCGATAAGCTTAGCCTTATCATCTCCAAGGCCGTCTATAAAGCAAAGGAACAGCAAAGCGATCAGGAAGCGATACAGGACGGGCAGCTGTGGAAAAAAAATCAAAAAAAGCTCCAGGAGCATTTTTGGAGCAAGCTGATAAAGGAACGGAAAGCTTCTTCGGACCGGGCCTCCATCGCAGGATATATCGCGGAACAGAAACTCTCCTATGAGATGTCGGATCTATTTCTTCCTGTGCTCATCACCATTTTTCCGCATGATCAAAGTTTGGGTAAAGAAGACAAAGACCTGTTTGACTATGCGTTTCTCAACGTGCTGTCCGAATTGTTCCAGGACCCGCTCTTCACGGTTGAAGCCGCTATGGAATATAAGGATTACAATTGGATGGTCATGCTGAAATGGAATCTTCCTCCGGATTCCAGCGTCATGGAAAACATCTGCACGTCATTTATTGAAAAAGCCAATCAATTTCTCCGAAGCGATGCTTCCTGCAGCGTATCGATTTCGGTGGTATTGGAGGAGATCAACAAGTCCATTCGGATGCTGCTGCAAATGAATGAGGATATGATTAAAAAGCGGAATCAGATTGTTTTTCTGGAACACCATTCCCTGCAAGAAGCCACGTACACCCCTCCCCCGCTGCAAGACTGGGAAGTCCTTCTCAGCGGGAACAATCCGGCTGGGTTTCTGGAAGAAACCCGCAAATACTTGCACAACCTGGCCAAGAATGGCGTCTACAACACCTCGGTGCTGCGTTTATTCCGCTTGGATATCGTACAGCTGGTATATTCCTATCTGAAGGGCAAAGAGATCCAGGCTCATAAGCTGTATACCGGCAAAACCAATGACCAGCTGTTCCTGCAATCCTTGAACTCAATTGAAGATATGGAGAAATATACGAAATATCTCGTCAGCACGGCAGCAGAATATCATGCCTACGCGGACCACTCGCATACCGTGGTGGAGGAGATCAAGCAATATATTCATTGCCATTACGGGGATGAGCTGACGCGAACAAGCCTCGCGGAAATCGTCTATCTCAACCCGGATTATTTGGCCCGCGTGTTCAAGAAAGAAACGGGCGTCTCTTTGGGTACTTACATCATTCAGTCCCGCATCAAGGCGGCCAAGCATCTGCTGGAGACGACTCCCTTGTCGGTATACCAGATTGCGGCTAAGGTGGGGTACGCCAACTATTCCTATTTCTCAAAGCTGTTCAAGCAGGATACGGGCTGGTCACCCAGTGACTATAGACGGGTGCTGCAAGCCGGGAGCAGCGGAAAGATCGATCATGCGAAATAA
- a CDS encoding histidine kinase, whose translation MVKALNNKPYPIRHYVKIMLFISIFALVVDLVISFASIFIVKQQSTRYLQDTANLYIRQINHDFSYINHYMGWTLANDESVKIMDTPGTDYVDYIKSSERVHKRFNELQKNYGQEYNFFFYLKEQDFFQNYAPMSLSYTEFLELKEQIVSLTDSKNVYETFYSNWNPILVQDTNYIINIVPYHNRYLICLISADDLIRPLQQLDLGEDGYVSLVDDQGAALSSASVGELGAMVEAAKASPFSLSQPRTTVTEGFSNASFNVQLVIQFGVFETIMIAQLLIMLLFVILTCTLSLVMLYFKKKVLKPIQNFSENVRRIHEDSENLDFMSSEIIELEQVNSQFKHLIEQIKKFKIDIYEQQLDKQRIQLDYMKLQINPHFFLNCLTNIYSMAQMQMFKEIEYMSLSTSKYFRYIFQSGDNLVRLEDEIEHVRIYLEIQKHRYRDAFSYRIDVEEELTGLTIPPLVLQTFIENAVKYAVSRDHELQIRLSVSLRMEGDKPSMVIRISDTGPGFPAEVLDKLTTGKALDQSEGKHIGIMNTLQRLELLYHRRAHVEFSNPEEGGASVTLTLPQPVQEWRGEIQ comes from the coding sequence ATGGTTAAAGCACTGAATAACAAACCCTATCCCATCCGTCACTATGTGAAAATCATGCTCTTTATCTCAATCTTTGCCCTCGTGGTGGATCTCGTGATTAGTTTCGCTTCCATCTTCATCGTGAAGCAGCAATCGACCCGATATTTGCAGGATACAGCGAATCTGTACATCAGGCAGATCAATCATGACTTCTCCTACATCAACCACTATATGGGCTGGACGCTGGCGAATGATGAGAGCGTTAAGATCATGGATACCCCCGGCACCGATTACGTGGACTACATCAAGTCGAGCGAAAGAGTGCATAAACGATTTAATGAGCTTCAAAAAAACTACGGCCAAGAATACAACTTCTTTTTCTATTTAAAAGAACAGGATTTTTTTCAGAACTATGCACCCATGTCCCTGTCGTATACAGAGTTCCTGGAACTCAAGGAGCAAATCGTCTCCCTCACGGATTCCAAAAACGTATACGAAACGTTCTACTCCAACTGGAATCCAATCCTTGTTCAAGACACGAATTACATCATCAACATCGTTCCTTACCACAACCGGTATCTGATCTGTCTCATCTCCGCAGACGATCTGATCCGACCACTCCAACAACTGGATTTGGGTGAGGATGGTTACGTGTCTCTGGTGGATGATCAAGGGGCAGCTCTTTCGAGCGCCAGTGTCGGCGAGCTGGGAGCCATGGTCGAAGCTGCCAAAGCTTCCCCTTTTAGCCTGTCACAGCCGCGGACTACGGTCACGGAGGGATTCTCGAACGCTTCCTTCAACGTGCAACTGGTCATCCAATTCGGCGTATTTGAGACGATCATGATCGCCCAGCTCCTCATTATGCTGCTGTTTGTTATACTCACGTGTACGCTCAGCCTGGTGATGCTGTATTTCAAGAAGAAAGTGTTAAAGCCGATTCAGAATTTCTCGGAAAACGTAAGGCGCATCCATGAGGATAGCGAAAATCTGGATTTCATGAGCAGCGAGATCATCGAGCTTGAGCAGGTCAACTCCCAATTCAAACATCTGATCGAACAGATCAAGAAGTTTAAAATCGATATTTATGAGCAGCAGCTGGATAAACAGAGAATCCAGCTGGATTATATGAAGCTGCAGATCAACCCCCATTTTTTCCTGAACTGCTTGACGAACATCTACAGCATGGCGCAAATGCAGATGTTTAAGGAAATCGAATATATGTCGCTGTCCACGTCCAAATACTTTCGCTACATCTTTCAAAGCGGCGATAACCTCGTGCGGCTTGAGGACGAAATCGAGCATGTCCGGATTTACCTGGAGATTCAGAAGCACCGCTATCGCGATGCCTTTTCTTATCGTATCGATGTTGAAGAGGAGCTTACCGGTCTCACCATTCCGCCCCTCGTGCTCCAGACCTTTATCGAAAACGCGGTAAAATACGCCGTATCCCGTGATCATGAGCTGCAAATCCGATTGTCCGTTAGTCTACGGATGGAGGGTGATAAACCTTCTATGGTCATCCGGATATCCGATACCGGGCCCGGGTTTCCCGCAGAAGTATTGGATAAGCTGACAACCGGCAAAGCGCTCGATCAAAGCGAAGGGAAGCACATCGGAATTATGAACACCCTTCAACGGCTCGAGCTGCTCTATCATCGCCGGGCGCATGTGGAATTTTCGAACCCGGAAGAGGGCGGCGCTAGCGTCACATTAACGCTTCCACAACCCGTGCAGGAATGGAGAGGAGAAATTCAATGA